In a single window of the Lynx canadensis isolate LIC74 chromosome E2, mLynCan4.pri.v2, whole genome shotgun sequence genome:
- the BCAM gene encoding basal cell adhesion molecule, with amino-acid sequence MEPPDARAGARRAPRLLVLALLLGAHPGAQAEVHLSVPSLVEVMKGEPVALNCTPLGAHDHFVLEWFLADRSGVRHRLASAELQGSELQGTVHDSRGRSPPYQLDARGRLVLTEAQVGDEQNYVCVVKAGAAGSAEATTRLHMFAKPEATEVSPNKGILSVVDDFAQEIATCNSRNGNPAPQITWYRNGQRLEVPMEVNSAGYMTSRTVREASGLQSLTSTLYLRLHKADRDASFHCSVRYHLPAGQHGHLDSPAFRLTLHYPTEHVHFWVDSPSTTEGWVREGDSVQLFCRGDGSPNPEYTFFRLQDKQEDVLKTNLEGNLTLEGVQRGQSGTYGCRVEDYDAAEDAELSKTLELRVAYLDPLELSTREELSLPLGNSTAVNCSVQGLPTPALRWTKDSIPLGNGPTLSLSSITFDSAGTYICEASMPTVPLLSRAQSFKLLVQGPPELRAEETQPRSEGSWREGDEVRLVCSARGYPEPKLSWSQLGGSPAEPAPGGQGWVSSSLTLKVTSALSRDGVSCEASNPHGNALHVFHFGSVAPQTSQAGVAVMAVAVSVGLLLLVVAAFYCMRRKGRPGCCRQGEKGAPPPGEPELSHSGSERPEQTGLLTGGASGGARHGSGGFGDEC; translated from the exons ATGGAGCCCCCGGACGCCCGGGCCGGGGCGCGCAGGGCCCCCAGGCTGCTGGTGCTCGCGCTCCTGCTGGGGGCGCACCCAG GTGCCCAGGCCGAGGTCCACTTATCCGTGCCTTCCCTGGTGGAGGTGATGAAAGGGGAGCCCGTCGCCCTGAACTGCACCCCCCTGGGGGCCCACGACCATTTTGTGCTGGAATGGTTCCTG GCAGACCGCTCTGGGGTCCGCCACCGCCTGGCCTCGGCCGAGCTGCAGGGCTCCGAGCTGCAGGGCACGGTGCACGACTCTCGGGGCCGCAGCCCCCCGTACCAGCTTGACGCCCGGGGGCGCCTGGTGCTGACCGAGGCCCAGGTGGGCGACGAGCAGAACTATGTGTGCGTGGTGAAGGCGGGCGCGGCGGGCAGCGCCGAGGCCACCACGCGGCTCCACATGTTCG CAAAACCAGAGGCCACCGAGGTCTCCCCCAACAAAGGGATCCTGTCTGTGGTGGATGACTTTGCCCAGGAG ATCGCCACCTGCAACAGCCGGAACGGGAACCCGGCCCCCCAGATCACGTGGTACCGGAACGGGCAGCGGCTGGAGGTGCCCATGGAGGTGAACTCAG cCGGCTACATGACCAGCCGCACGGTGCGGGAGGCCTCAGGCCTGCAGTCTCTCACCAGCACCCTCTACCTGCGGCTCCACAAGGCCGACCGGGACGCCAGCTTCCATTGCTCCGTGCGCTACCACCTGCCCGCGGGCCAGCACGGCCACCTGGACAGCCCTGCCTTCCGCCTCACCCTGCACT ATCCCACGGAACACGTGCATTTCTGGGTGGACAGCCCCTCCACCACCGAGGGCTGGGTACGCGAGGGGGACTCCGTCCAGCTGTTTTGCCGGGGGGACGGCAGCCCCAACccggaatacacattcttccgcCTTCAG GACAAGCAGGAGGACGTGCTGAAAACAAATCTTGAGGGGAACTTGACCCTGGAGGGGGTTCAGCGGGGCCAGAGCGGGACCTACGGCTGCAGGGTGGAGGACTACGACGCTGCTGAGGACGCGGAGCTCTCCAAAACCCTGGAGCTGCGCGTGGCCT ACCTGGACCCCCTTGAGCTCAGCACCAGGGAGGAACTTTCCTTACCCTTGGGCAACAGCACAGCCGTGAACTGCTCCGTGCAAGGTCTGCCCACGCCTGCCCTGCGCTGGACcaag gACTCAATCCCCCTGGGGAACGGCCCCACGCTCTCTCTGAGCTCCATCACCTTCGATTCTGCGGGCACCTACATCTGTGAGGCCTCCATGCCCACCGTCCCCCTCCTCAGCCGCGCCCAGAGCTTCAAGCTGCTGGTCCAAG GGCCACCAGAATTAAGGGCAGAAGAGACCCAGCCCAGGAGTGAGGGCAGCTGGAGGGAAGGAGATGAAGTCAGGCTGGTCTGCTCTGCCCGCGGCTACCCGGAGCCCAAACTCAGCTGGAGCCAACTGGGGGGCAGT CCAGCAGAGCCGGCCCccggagggcagggctgggtgagCAGCTCCCTGACCCTGAAGGTGACCAGTGCCCTGAGCAGAGATGGGGTCTCCTGTGAGGCCTCCAACCCCCACGGGAACGCCCTGCACGTGTTTCACTTCGGCTCTG TGGCGCCCCAGACTTCCCAGGCCGGAGTGGCTGTCATGGCCGTGGCCGTCAGCGTGGGCCTCCTGCTCCTTGTCGTTGCTGCCTTTTATTGCATGAGACGCAAGGGTCGCCCCGGCTGCTGCCGGCAGGGGGAAAAGGGGGCTCC GCCACCTGGGGAGCCagagctgagccactcagggtcGGAGCGGCCTGAGCAGACGGGTCTTCTCACAGGAGGCGCCTCTGGAGGAGCCAGGCATGGCAGCGGGGGCTTCGGAGATGAG TGCTGA